One Sparus aurata chromosome 5, fSpaAur1.1, whole genome shotgun sequence genomic window carries:
- the abhd17b gene encoding alpha/beta hydrolase domain-containing protein 17B → MNHLSLGELCCLFCCPPCPSKIASKLAFLPPEPTYSLMSDDSGSRWTLHLSERADWQYSSREKDAIECFMTRTSRGNRIACMFVRCSPSARYTLLFSHGNAVDLGQMSSFYIGLGSRINCNVFSYDYSGYGASSGKPSEKNLYADVDAAWQALRSRYGIRPENVIVYGQSIGTVPSVDLASRYESAAVILHSPLTSGMRVAFPDTKKTYCFDAFPNIDKISKVTSPVLVIHGTEDEVIDFSHGLALYERCQRPVEPLWVEGAGHNDVELYGQYLERLKQFVAHELVNL, encoded by the exons ATGAACCACTTATCCCTCGGCGAGCTATGTTGCCTGTTCTGCTGTCCACCGTGCCCCAGCAAGATCGCCTCCAAGCTGGCCTTCCTGCCCCCAGAGCCCACCTACAGCCTCATGAGTGATGACAGTGGCAGCCGGTGGACGCTGCACCTCTCCGAGCGTGCCGACTGGCAGTACTCATCCCGAGAGAAGGACGCCATCGAGTGTTTCATGACACGCACCTCAAGAGGGAACCGCATTGCCTGCATGTTTGTCCGCTGCTCACCCAGCGCCCGCTACACGCTATTATTCTCCCATGGAAACGCAGTGGACTTGGGCCAGATGAGCAGTTTCTACATCGGCCTGGGTTCCCGGATCAACTGCAACGTCTTCTCTTATGACTACTCGGGCTACGGGGCGAGTTCTGGGAAACCCTCGGAGAAGAACCTGTACGCTGATGTAGACGCAGCCTGGCAGGCACTACGGTCACG GTATGGCATCCGGCCAGAGAATGTGATCGTGTATGGCCAGAGCATTGGCACCGTGCCCTCCGTGGACCTGGCTTCTCGTTATGAGAGCGCTGCCGTCATCCTCCACTCCCCGCTCACGTCTGGCATGAGGGTGGCCTTCCCCGACACCAAGAAGACCTACTGCTTCGACGCCTTCCCAAA CATTGACAAGATTTCCAAGGTAACGTCACCAGTACTGGTGATCCACGGTACGGAGGACGAGGTCATCGACTTCTCCCATGGCCTGGCGCTGTATGAACGCTGTCAGCGCCCCGTGGAGCCACTCTGGGTTGAGGGTGCCGGACACAACGACGTGGAGCTCTATGGACAATACCTGGAGAGACTCAAACAGTTTGTTGCACATGAGTTGGTCAACTTGTAG